Below is a window of Caballeronia insecticola DNA.
TCGGCTTCGATCTCGTATTCGCGCATGCCGGGGCGACAGGCGCGCATTGCGCGTCGATGCGCTTCCGCCGAAATCGACGCCGCGCGACGCATGATCGCGATTTCGTGCGCGTCCTTGACGAGGCGCATTTCGTCGAGAATCGGCAACAGATGCTGCGCGGACGCGGGCGCGCGTATGCCGCTTCGGCTTTGCGCGCGCACGGCGGTAAGCCAGCCGCGCACTTGCGCATCCAGTTCCGCCGACGCGCCCAGCGCATAGTGCAGCGCGGGCTTGTCGGCGATCAGGCGCGGCATTTCATCGTCGAGCGCGCTGATGGGAAACGCGGCGTCGAAACCGAACGCGTCGCGCGCGGCGTCGGGGCCGAAGCGAAAGCCTTCCCACGTTTCGCGCTCGGCGTTCTTCTCGCGGCAAAAAAGGATTGCTGCGGGTTCGCCGTCTTGCGCGCTCGCGTTCAGCACGAGCGTGGCCTCGGGTTCGTTGAAGCCCGTCAGATAGAAGAAGTAGCTGTCGTGACGGAAAGGGTAGTCCGTGTCGCGATTGCGCATGACTTCCGGCGCGGTCGGCAACACGGCGACGCCGCCGCCTTGCGCACGTAGCGCGGCGAGCACGCGCTGGCGGCGCGCGCGATAGACGTCGACGGCGATGGGGCGGGCGAGTTCGGTCGGTGAGTTCATGCGCCGATTGTAGCGCCGCCTTTGCGATGGCGGCACCCGGCCAATCGACCTATGCCGTTCGGCTGAATGGCGCGCCGCTCATGCGCGCCGCATACTCATTCTTCGGCAGGACGATTGCGCACGCTGCCCGCGATCAGGTCGAAGCGGAACAGCCGGCATTCGAGCGCGCCGTTGAAGAGCGGCGTTTTCGTCGATTCGCGCAGCCGCAGCATGCCCGGCAGCTTGCGGTCGGACGTGAGCACGTAGGCGCGCCAGCCGGGAAAGCGCTGCTTGAGCGCGTTGCCGAAGGACACGAAGAATTCGGTGTCGGCCGGGTCGGGCTGGGCGCGGGCGAAGGCGTCGTCGTCTTCGCGGCGGCTGCGCGGCGTATCGCGCACTTCGCCGCGCGGACCGCGCCCGCGCACTTCGATGCGCTCGCCGTACGGCGGATTCGCGAGGAGAATGCCGGGCGCGTCGGTCGGCGGCACCATGTTGCGCGCGTCGACCTGCTTGAGCGACAAATTCGGGACGCCCGCGCGGTGCAGGTTGGCGCGCGCCTTCTCGAGCATGTCGCCGGAGATGTCGCTGCCGAAAATGTTGATGTCCGACTGCGACGCGCGTGCGGCGCGGCGCTGCTCCGTGGCTGCCGTCTTGAGTTTTTGCCACATGCCCGGATGAAACGGCTTGAGCTTCTCGAAGCCAAAGCGCCGTTCGCTGCCGGGCGCGATGCCGAGCGCGGTTTGCGCCGCTTCGGCGAGGAACGTGCCGCTGCCGCACATCGGGTCGAAGAGCGGCGTGCCGGGCGTCCAGCCGGTGAGGCGCAGAATGCCGGCCGCGAGATTTTCGCGCAGCGGCGCGGCGCCCTTGTCGAGCCGCCAGCCGCGCTTGAAGAGCGGTTCGCCGGAGGTGTCGAGATAGAGCGTGCACTCGTTCACCGTGAGGAACGCGAACACGCGCACGTCGGGCTGTGCGGTGTCGATGCTCGGGCGCGAGCCCGCCACGTCGCGCAGGCGGTCGCAGACGGCGTCCTTCACGCGCAACGTGGTGAATTCGAGGCTCTTCACCGGCGATTTGATCGCGGTGAGATCGACGCGCATTGTCTGGCTCGGCGCGAACCATTGCTCCCAGCGCTGACGATGCGTGAGCTCGTAAATATCGTTCTCGTTGCGATAGGGGCCTTGCGCGATCTTGAGCAGCACGCGGCTCGCAATGCGCGAGTGAAGGTTCGCCGCCATGCCCGCAACCCAGCCGCCCCGGAAATGCACGCCGCCGGGCACTTGCGCGCCGACGACCAGCGATCCGCCGCCCGACAGCGGTGCGCCGGCCACGTGCAGTTCGCCGATCTCCGCGAGTTCGGCGGCAAGCGGTGCTTCGAGACCGCGCGGGCAGGGGACAAACCAGTCGAAGAGAGGGGAGGACATGAGCTGCTTTTCTGACGTTCAAAGGCG
It encodes the following:
- a CDS encoding THUMP domain-containing class I SAM-dependent RNA methyltransferase — its product is MSSPLFDWFVPCPRGLEAPLAAELAEIGELHVAGAPLSGGGSLVVGAQVPGGVHFRGGWVAGMAANLHSRIASRVLLKIAQGPYRNENDIYELTHRQRWEQWFAPSQTMRVDLTAIKSPVKSLEFTTLRVKDAVCDRLRDVAGSRPSIDTAQPDVRVFAFLTVNECTLYLDTSGEPLFKRGWRLDKGAAPLRENLAAGILRLTGWTPGTPLFDPMCGSGTFLAEAAQTALGIAPGSERRFGFEKLKPFHPGMWQKLKTAATEQRRAARASQSDINIFGSDISGDMLEKARANLHRAGVPNLSLKQVDARNMVPPTDAPGILLANPPYGERIEVRGRGPRGEVRDTPRSRREDDDAFARAQPDPADTEFFVSFGNALKQRFPGWRAYVLTSDRKLPGMLRLRESTKTPLFNGALECRLFRFDLIAGSVRNRPAEE